One window of the Shewanella litorisediminis genome contains the following:
- a CDS encoding DsbE family thiol:disulfide interchange protein, with the protein MKKLVLFIPLALFLGMGIFLYKGLFLNPQKLDSALEGKPIPAFQLEKLETPGEMITQEDLKGQVSLLNVWATWCPSCKYEHPFLMTLTRQKLVPIYGINYRDERAEAIRELRHQGDPYVLNIFDKDGRLGLDLGVYGAPETFLVDHQGIIRFRFAGPVDQRVWNETLYPMVKQLQQEAAAEAAASGQSSATGAAS; encoded by the coding sequence ATGAAGAAGCTGGTCTTATTCATTCCATTGGCACTGTTTCTGGGGATGGGGATATTCCTCTACAAGGGCTTATTCCTGAATCCTCAGAAACTGGACTCGGCACTCGAAGGTAAGCCAATTCCGGCTTTCCAGTTGGAAAAACTGGAAACACCCGGTGAAATGATTACCCAGGAAGACCTTAAAGGTCAGGTGTCACTGCTGAATGTGTGGGCAACCTGGTGTCCATCCTGTAAGTACGAGCACCCGTTCCTGATGACACTGACTCGCCAGAAGCTGGTGCCGATTTATGGCATCAATTATCGCGATGAGCGTGCAGAAGCCATACGTGAGCTTCGCCATCAGGGCGACCCCTATGTGTTGAACATCTTTGACAAAGATGGCCGTCTGGGATTGGACCTGGGTGTTTACGGTGCACCTGAAACCTTCCTGGTCGATCACCAGGGTATTATTCGCTTCCGTTTTGCCGGTCCTGTTGACCAGCGTGTGTGGAACGAAACTCTTTATCCAATGGTTAAGCAGTTGCAGCAGGAGGCCGCTGCAGAAGCAGCCGCCTCCGGGCAATCCAGTGCGACAGGAGCAGCCTCATGA
- the nrfF gene encoding heme lyase NrfEFG subunit NrfF has product MKPLNYLLAMILLCFSSLTLATPVDTYEFKSADNQKRALSLAHELRCPQCQNQNLIDSNSPVARDLRLEVYKMVDEGKSDDQIIEFMTTRYGDFVLYKPRMEGRTYALWLGPVILLLIGLTAGILFIRKQRSQPVEAADLTPEQQAELDALLKGDKPGVDNDHKGKKS; this is encoded by the coding sequence ATGAAGCCACTGAACTATCTACTGGCGATGATACTGCTCTGTTTCAGCTCCCTGACGCTCGCAACGCCGGTAGACACATATGAGTTTAAGTCCGCCGACAATCAAAAGCGTGCCTTGTCGCTGGCACATGAACTGCGTTGCCCACAATGCCAGAACCAGAATCTCATCGACTCCAATTCGCCGGTTGCCCGCGACCTGCGTTTGGAAGTGTACAAGATGGTGGATGAAGGCAAGTCAGACGACCAGATTATCGAGTTTATGACCACCCGCTACGGTGACTTCGTACTCTATAAGCCCAGAATGGAAGGACGTACCTACGCTTTGTGGCTGGGGCCGGTGATCCTGCTGTTGATTGGCTTGACTGCCGGTATCTTGTTTATCCGTAAACAAAGAAGCCAGCCCGTTGAAGCTGCCGATCTCACGCCTGAGCAACAAGCTGAACTCGATGCCCTGCTGAAGGGCGATAAGCCCGGAGTCGATAACGACCACAAGGGTAAGAAATCATGA
- a CDS encoding TlpA disulfide reductase family protein, with protein MKRIVCALMLAASGAAIAYPGMQQQTAQPASSVDLVRQLPHPFPIEAVSFEDVSGKAVDFSQYQGKVVMVNMWATWCPPCVREIPALERLKAKMDPKDFVFLPISIDAGGKAEVDAFLKAKGMEDFGSFFDAPQNLRQVFPLDTIPATFILNREGQLVAFVRSYVDWDDPKAEALLKGIIEAPAAAPAVKAAN; from the coding sequence ATGAAGCGCATAGTCTGCGCACTGATGTTGGCGGCCTCCGGGGCCGCCATCGCATATCCTGGGATGCAACAGCAAACGGCGCAGCCCGCTTCCAGCGTAGATCTCGTCCGCCAGTTGCCACATCCGTTCCCTATCGAAGCCGTTTCATTTGAAGATGTAAGTGGCAAGGCTGTCGACTTCAGTCAGTACCAGGGGAAGGTTGTCATGGTGAACATGTGGGCTACCTGGTGTCCGCCCTGTGTCAGGGAGATCCCGGCGCTGGAGCGTCTCAAAGCCAAAATGGATCCGAAAGACTTTGTCTTTCTGCCAATCTCCATTGATGCAGGTGGCAAAGCGGAAGTGGATGCCTTCTTAAAGGCCAAGGGAATGGAAGACTTCGGTTCCTTCTTCGATGCCCCACAAAACCTGCGGCAGGTGTTTCCCCTCGATACCATTCCAGCCACCTTTATCCTGAATAGAGAAGGGCAGCTGGTGGCCTTTGTCAGAAGCTACGTTGACTGGGACGATCCCAAAGCAGAAGCACTGCTGAAAGGGATTATCGAGGCACCCGCAGCGGCACCGGCGGTAAAAGCCGCTAACTAG